The segment TTAGTGATCGAATTTTTTCGCTCTCGCGCGCGATGTGTGTGTGATTATTTATACTTTCCTTTCCTTTACTTTTATCTACTTTACTTTTATCTACTTTACTTTGTTGAAAATTGCATGCAATTTTTGGATTTTTGTCGACAGAATTGTCGTTCAAATGCTCTTTTGGGGTAGTTGAACTCGATATCATGTCTGCAATTAACAAATATTCAGGATTCGAGATTTTCTGTTTTTTCCGCCGAACAGTGGCTGAGAAGTAGCAATTTTGAATTTTTTCAGACGTCAAAATGTGATACTCTTCATACATTTTTTTATTGAAAATATCTTCTTCTACCAACGAATTGACCAGATTCATTATGGTTGCATACGAATATTTAGTGTGGAAAGAGGCAGAGAATATTTTTCCTATCTTTTCGTTCCAATCCATATAATAACCGGATTTGTAAATCTGGGAAAACAGTTTAAGAACCACTGCGGTGGCTTCCAATCCGTAATCGCTGATTATAATTGCTATTTTGTTGTTCTCAAAAAAGTTTACATCGAGAGGGAAATATTGTAATCCCTTTATAGCGAGTGCCATGTTTTTTCTTTTTATTATTGATTATTAATTGATTATAATTACAAACTGACGGTAGTCAATTTCTTTCTGCAAGCTCTGACTATCTGCTGGATCGTCTTTACCCGCAATAATTCGGACGGAATGGTGCGTATAACAAGCCAGCCGCAAGCGGCTGCCTCGTTATACTTTTCCATATCCCGCAAATAACCTTCCGGGCGGAAATGACGCCCGCCGTTCCAAACGCCGCCTTCCACTTCGATGGCTACGTGAGCTGCCGGTATGGCAAAGTCAAAACGCCATTCGCGCGTGGGGTGAAAACGGTATTCGCGCTTGGTTTCCAGACCTGTCAGGTTATAGATTTCCCGTTCAAGGGGTGAAAAGTTCTTCTCCATCTATTAATAAATTAAAGGCTTCATCCGATGTATTACAGATGCTTACGAAGAATGTACCCATGCGGTTATCGAACATGATCCATTTTTCAAGATAGGAGTCCCAGAAATAACCGAATTCCGTTTTTCGGGAATATTGGTAATCTCGTGAATTATGTTCACCGCTCACTAAGTTGAAGAAACAGCGGGCTGCCGCCGTTTCTATCAGACAACCGGGCAAAAGCCGGTCACGCACCTCGTCGTCCATTTAATTCGCCTGTACCGTGATGAACGAATCCGATTCAAACCGCTTTCCTTTCGTGATATACAGCAAGGCTTCGCGTTCGCAGAATGACAAGTCTTCCATCAGACGCTCCAGCCACTCATACGAGTCTTTGCCGGTATTGACACGCACCGCCAGATTGATCGGACACGTGGTTTCCGTCCGGAAACCGGCATAGATATTGATAATTTCCGAATTGCCGCTGGGCTGACGGTAGAAGCCGTCGACGCATAAACCGGGTATTTTACTATGGGTGAGTTGCTCTACATGGAAAAGCAAGTTTTGCATGGCAAGACCTAATTCTTCATGAATGGGCGCATCATTCATATAGGTGTTTTGAAAAGCATCATTATTTTCCGGGTTGTACTGATCTACCTTGACTTTCAATTTGTTATCACGTATTGAGATCAGCATGAATTTCTTCTCGGTATTCATAATAATCTGATTTTTTAAGTTCTTAAAAGTTTTAATTTGTTTTTTATCCGTTTTTTTTACAAGATCGTACTTGTACTTTTGGCTTGACCCAAAAGTACCAAAAGGTCAAGGCTCACACTGCGGAGGCTACGGTCTCGGTCGCTGCGCTAAAATCTCGGAAAACTCGCCTTCGGCTCAAACAGCCGAGATTTTTTAACGCTTCGCTCGGTCGACCGCTTCACGCCTCCTCCGTTAGGCCGCAACAATTGGCTATTGTCGATTATTCATTTCAATTCTCAATTATCAATCGTCAATTGAAGGACCGGCCTCGTTCTGGTGAGCGTTAAGCGTAGGAACGAAGTGGAGCGGCCGGAGCGTCGCTGTTTGAGCCGAAGGCGAGTTTGCGGCGCGCACAGCGTAACGAAGTGACGGAGTAGCTCAGCAGACGCAGCCTTGATTTTTTGGTACTTTTGCATCAAGGCAAAAGTACGTACACGTTTGGGTTAAGCCAGAAAGAACATGCACGTTGGCATCAAAGCAAAAGTACGTACACAGTTTGGGGATCAAGCCAAAAAGAACGGGCAATCGTCAATTAAACGACGATGGCGTTTCTTGATATTCAACATATTGGCTATCAACAAAAACCCCTTTTTGCGCCTGCTGACGCGCGAAGGTGAGCGGGAGTTTGAAGAAACGCTCCATATCTTCCTGGGGTAAATACTGACCTTTCTGATCCCACCAGAATTTGAAGAGTTCGATAAAACCTAACGGATCATTGGGAACGGGGAGTTTTTGCACCTGAATATCAGACAACTTACGTTCTTCTTCCAACAGCTTTTTACGGGCATTCAAACGGGCTTCTTCTTTCTTCTCGTCAGACACCTTCCGTTTGTCAATCCGCTTCAGCTGGCGTTCGTAATTCGTCTGCAACTGTTCTTTTACCTGTTTGTTCCGTTCCCATTCCTGGCGGAGCAATTCACGCAGACGGCTTTGGCAAACATGAGCAATCGAGCCCGGTTTAAGCGGATCGATCTCACTCTCAAGCGACGTAAATTTTTTCTGCAACGCCAGTAGCCTATCAGTATAAGGCTTTCTGAGCGAGCGCATCCGCACTACCTCATCTTTACACTCCTGCACAAATTCAGACAGCTCAACCGCAACTTCTTTCACGTCAGATTTGGTGCTCAAATTTACGCTATTCAAAATTTCCTCACCCCGTTTCTTTAGTTCGGCGTTTGTCGTAACAGACAGATTCAAGGCACTCTGTAAATTTTCCATAGGTTGCAATGCCAAGGCATTGCTTTCTTTATTTGTTTTCATCTTTATTACTTAAAATTGTTGCTAAAAACATTAATACAATCACTTTGTTTATTCATGAATCAACATGACAAATGTAATTAATACTTTTCTTTTTAACAAATAAAATAGCATATTAATTAGCCATTTATTCATGTTTCATGGTATTTTAAGCCTAATATCGATTTATTTAGTTCATGTTTATTTGGTTAATTACCTATTTATATATTAAATAAAATAAGGTAAAGAAAGAAGAGGAAATATCCGGCGTCTTTTGATGATTTCCCGGCGTCTTTTAAGAAAAAGCCGGCGTCTTTTTGGGAAAAGGTCGGCAGGAAATCGGGGAGGAATCCCGCGGGATTTCATCCGCGTTCATCCACATTGATCCCTTTTCATCCCCATTCGTCCACATTGATCCACACACATCCACACACATCCACAATGCCAAAATCGGACGTTTTACCTTTGCATCAAACAACAACAAATAATTAACAGCATGATGAAAACGAATATGATTTCCATTTGGATGTGCACATTAGCACTGACGGCGTGTGAAGCCAGCAAAGAAAGCGTAGTAAACCAACAGAAGGCGGATTGGGGGCAGCAGTCTTTTCGGGAAACCCTGCAAACGCAGGTTGTTCCGATGAGTGAAGCAAATCTGGCAATCCCGGTAACAGCATTGCAAGACTTGCCACCGGCAGCCGCCTTTCACCAGAGTAGCGGACAAGCCCATGTTTCGGTCCGGCTGGTGCACGACACCCTGTTTGTCGAATCCCGTTGCGACAGTCTGATGCAATTGGTGTATCAGTACGAGAACCAGATCAACCAATGGCAGCAGGAACGACAAAACGAGGTGGTGCACCAGGAGCGGGATGTCGGTTGGAAAGGACAAATAACTGGAGCTGTTTTATTACTTGGATTATTTGTATTGATCGGCCTGATCTGGATAAAAAATAAATCGCCCTGAGAAGCGTAAAACACCGGATAAATTTGTTTAATCTATTGATAATGATTATATTTGTGTATATGAAAACACAAGCATTATACACAAAAGAATTAGCAGCTATGTACTTCGCGAACAGCACGCCGAAGGCTGCTACCACGAATTTAAAGCGCTGGATTGACCGGAACGAATCCTTGAAAAACGAATTGGCCGAAACCGGATACAAAGAAGGGCAACGGGTGTTCACCCCGCGCCAGGTAGAATTAGTTTTTCGTCATTTGGGGGAACCGTAGATCAATTGAGAATTGAGAATTGAGAATTGAAAATTGAAAATTAACAATTAACCCTTGTAGAGACGTGGCGTGCCGCACTAGTGTCCCAAGAAAAAATTAACAATAGCTTATAAGGAGCTAATAAATATGTATTTACAGTGAAAAAAACAGTCGGAGGATTTTAAAATTGATTTCTTGCGTCTATCTTAACAGCAATAACAAATTGCTACAGATATGGCTCAAGTTGCTTACATTTTTAATCAGCTATGTTCACTCTTACCTCGGGATCATTTTGAGTATCTAGTAAAAAAATATGAAGGGAATAGTTATATGAAGACATACAGTTGTTGGAACCATTTTCTAGTGATGTTGTGGGCACAGTTGACCGGACGTGAAAGTTTACGGGATATAGAAAGTAGCTTACGTGCTCACAAGGATAAACTCTATCGCTTAGGTATGGGGAAAAATATATCTCGTAACAATCTCTCGCATGCAAATGCCACACGTGAAGTTTCCATATACAGAGATTTTGCACAAAAGGTAATGAATATCACTCTGTCTCAGGTAGGAACAGAAGAAAAAGAATTGTTTACCCTGTCTGATGGTTTTAATCTGGCAGGCTTGTTTGCTGTAGATTCCTCTTCGGTATATTTGGATCTGACTAAATTTAATTGGAGTGTTCCCCAAAGAGGACGTGGCGGGATAAAACTTCATACGCTATATGATATTTTACGTGAAGTACCAGTTCTATGCCTTATAACCGGTCATGAAGAGCGGGATCAGACGTTCATGGAAAATTATCCATACCGTAAAGGAGGTATGTATTCGATAAAGCCTATATCAAAACGGCCAGTATGAAAGAGATCGATTCTATTTCTGCCTATTTTGTAGTGAGGAGGAAACGTGGAATGTCTTATTCAGTGATTAAAGAGCTGACAGCTGCAGTAGCTCCTATATACGGAGACAAGGAAATTTCTTTTTCCAACAGATGGGCTAGAAAAGGTTATCCGGGAAATTTAAGGTTAGTTCAATATTACAGTATGGAACGAAATGAGGTATTGGATTTTCTCACAAACAATTTTCAACTACCGGCCATGACCATAGCAGAGTCTTATAGAAACCGCTGGAACATAGAACTGTTTTTCAGATGGATAAAACAACATTTATATGTTACCCGATTTTATGGGACTTCCGCCAATGCCGTAAGTATACAGATTTATGTAGCTGTTAGCGCTTATTGCCTGGTTGCTTTGGCTAAAGCACTGTATAGTTTTAAAGGAACAACTTACGAACTATTGAGAGTTTTGAGTGTATCTCTTTTTGAAAGGCAACCACTTAAAGAGGTATTAGATCGATATGAAGACTCCGTAAAAGAAGAAGCCAATCAATCTTATCTTTGGCCTTCACTCTTCGATGATGTTAATTGACATTTTGATAGTTTACTCCTCGGTTTATAGAGGAAAAATAGACTGTTAATTTTTTCTTGGGACACTAGTGTGGCGTGCCGCGTCTTCCTCATATATGGCATACCATCCGCATGTATCATGTATATTGAACGCGCCATGTTTTTCAATATACATCCATATATGAAATGCGGCGTGTATTATGAAATGCGGTGTATATTATGAGACGCGGCACGCCACGTCTCTACAGGGGGAAAATGGATAAATATTTGAAAACAATATGAAACTACAATTAATCATTGCTACCCTGCTGTGCCTATCCGGAATAACCCTGTTATTCTTAGGCTTTTGGATACCGCCACAAGGAGAAATTGATCCATCGGTATTAGTTGCCTTTGGCGAGACATCCACCTTTGCAGGCGCTTTATTCGGGGTGGACTATAAGTATAAACGGAAAATTGAAAACTTCTAAAATTGAAAATTGAAAATGGAGAATTGAAAATTAATTAGGCACGGACTTTCATCAATTGAAAATGGAGAGTTGAAAATTGAAAATGACTGTAGAGGCGCAAAACAATTGAAAATGGAAAATTGAAAATTGAAAATGACTGTAGAGGCGTAGCGCTGCTGCGCCTCAAACCGGAATTTTGTAATAAAATGGCAATCAACAAAATAACGGACAATTTTATGATATTTTTCGCCATTATATCCTGTGGCATTGGAATGAGGCGCAGCAACGCTACGCCTCTACCGTCGCAAGGTCGGTTTTACGGATAAAATTGTCCATATCCTATAATTTTCAATTCTCAATCGTCAATTATCAATTATCGATTGGATCGGTTTAACGGTGGAGGCGTGAAGCAGAATAATATCTTTTTCATTTGATAAAATGTCATTTATAAATTACCTTTGCACTATGAACAAAATAAGAGAAGTCATCACTTATAAATCCTACTTTGATGATTTTTTCAAGGAGCAGACTCCAAAAGTAAGGACAAAAATCATTAAAGTTTTGGATATTATCGAGCAGATAGAACGGATTCCTGCGACTTATCTGAAGTACATAGAAGGAACTGACGGGCTATTTGAAATACGCGTGCAGTTGGGCAACAATATCTTCCGGATATTTTGTTTCTTTGACGGCAACAGGCTGGTAGTTTTATTGAGCGGTTTCCAGAAAAAGACGCAGAAGACACCCGCAGAAGAGATCGTTAGAGCAGTACGGCTGATGACCGAATATTATGAAGAAAAAGAAAAGGAGGCAAGAAAATGAATACAAAATCATTGGATCAGATAAAAGACCAGTATTACGGGAAAGTCGGCACCCCAGAAAGAGATAGCCTGGAAAGAGAACTGGAAGCCCTTCGCATAGGGGTGAAAATCCGTGAGGCACGGGAAAAACAGAAGCTAACCCAGTCTGAGTTG is part of the Parabacteroides sp. AD58 genome and harbors:
- a CDS encoding DUF4373 domain-containing protein, with amino-acid sequence MALAIKGLQYFPLDVNFFENNKIAIIISDYGLEATAVVLKLFSQIYKSGYYMDWNEKIGKIFSASFHTKYSYATIMNLVNSLVEEDIFNKKMYEEYHILTSEKIQNCYFSATVRRKKQKISNPEYLLIADMISSSTTPKEHLNDNSVDKNPKIACNFQQSKVDKSKVDKSKGKESINNHTHIARESEKIRSLKAEWDQWKMEMLNDEDWCATLVRYSGKGILILNNAYQIMKCFDDYVILRSSENTIQTKKDYQSGLFGWWRYNNWETDLQILTGAKAAMIENKCSAPRTTQKTSKIEEAMAVAERASEMAYQLMQQNPL
- a CDS encoding endonuclease domain-containing protein, translating into MEKNFSPLEREIYNLTGLETKREYRFHPTREWRFDFAIPAAHVAIEVEGGVWNGGRHFRPEGYLRDMEKYNEAAACGWLVIRTIPSELLRVKTIQQIVRACRKKLTTVSL
- a CDS encoding DUF4248 domain-containing protein, with product MKTQALYTKELAAMYFANSTPKAATTNLKRWIDRNESLKNELAETGYKEGQRVFTPRQVELVFRHLGEP
- a CDS encoding DUF4372 domain-containing protein; its protein translation is MAQVAYIFNQLCSLLPRDHFEYLVKKYEGNSYMKTYSCWNHFLVMLWAQLTGRESLRDIESSLRAHKDKLYRLGMGKNISRNNLSHANATREVSIYRDFAQKVMNITLSQVGTEEKELFTLSDGFNLAGLFAVDSSSVYLDLTKFNWSVPQRGRGGIKLHTLYDILREVPVLCLITGHEERDQTFMENYPYRKGGMYSIKPISKRPV
- a CDS encoding transposase — translated: MKEIDSISAYFVVRRKRGMSYSVIKELTAAVAPIYGDKEISFSNRWARKGYPGNLRLVQYYSMERNEVLDFLTNNFQLPAMTIAESYRNRWNIELFFRWIKQHLYVTRFYGTSANAVSIQIYVAVSAYCLVALAKALYSFKGTTYELLRVLSVSLFERQPLKEVLDRYEDSVKEEANQSYLWPSLFDDVN
- a CDS encoding type II toxin-antitoxin system RelE/ParE family toxin, which produces MNKIREVITYKSYFDDFFKEQTPKVRTKIIKVLDIIEQIERIPATYLKYIEGTDGLFEIRVQLGNNIFRIFCFFDGNRLVVLLSGFQKKTQKTPAEEIVRAVRLMTEYYEEKEKEARK
- a CDS encoding helix-turn-helix domain-containing protein, translated to MNTKSLDQIKDQYYGKVGTPERDSLERELEALRIGVKIREAREKQKLTQSELAERIDKKRSFISKIENDGSNMTLKTLFDIVEKGLGGKLKIEVQI